In Merismopedia glauca CCAP 1448/3, the genomic stretch CGTACCATCAATACTTGGGCTGATATCATCAACCGCGCTAACTTAGGTATGGAAGTAATGCACGAGCGCAACGCTCATAACTTCCCTCTAGATTTGGCTGCTGGTGAATCTACTCCTGTAGCAATGGTTGCTCCTTCAATCCAAGGTTAGAATCCAGCTTATAAGCTTCGGTTCTAGCTGAGAAAGCGCTCTCCTGCAAAGGGGAGCGTTTTTTGTTGGTCTACAAACAGACGACTATACTAGAGAAGTTGCGTGCTGGAGGAAAGACAACGGTTTACACTCGTCCCTTAGCTCGGTTGATCGAGCAACTACAACGCTTACCAGGTGTAGGGCCAAAAACGGCTCAAAGACTAGCCTTACACATTTTGAAACGTCCAGAAACTGAGGTACAAGCCTTAGCTCAAGCTTTAGTTGAAGCCAAAAAACAGGTAGGTTTTTGCACTCAGTGCTTCCACTTGTCTGCTGAACCTGTCTGCGAGATCTGCCGTAACTCCAACCGCGATCGCCAAACCCTTTGTGTGGTTTCTGACTCTCGCGATGTGATCGCCTTAGAAAAAACTAGAGAATACCAGGGTTTATATCATGTCTTAGGTGGCGTAATTTCGCCGATGGATGGAATTGGCCCAGAACAGCTTCATATTGAGCCATTAATTAGGAGAGTTAGTCAGCAGCAGATCCAAGAAGTAATTTTGGCGATCGCTCCCAGTATTGAAGGGGAAACCACCACACTATATGTAGGTCAATTAGTCAAACCATTTACCAAAGTCACCCGCATTGCCTTTGGTTTACCTGTAGGGGGTGATTTAGAATATGCAGATGAAGTCACCTTGGCTAGAGCTTTGGAAGGCAGGCGAGAGTTACAGTAACAAAAATATAGTAGGGATATGGGGACACGGAGAAAAGCTAATAAGCTCTCTTTACTCCTCTGCTTCCTTTCTTAATAATTCCTACATGAAGATCTGCTTCAAAACTAACACGATAGATTATGATAATCCTGGCTTTCCCCTAGCTGCTAGCTATAGCGTTGGTTATGAATCTAAGTCGCCTTAACCCTCTTTCAGCAACTTCTATCTGGTCGTGGTCTACAGAAGCCAGACTTTTAAGATGGCTCACCTATCTGTGGCTATTTATCGGTTTAGTAGTCCTATTTTCCGCTTCTTACCCAGACGGCAATGCCAACTATGCAGATGGATTATATTACTTCAAACGCCAGTTAATTGGTGTAGCGTTGGGATTAGTAGTATTTAACTTGGTTCTGCGGTTACCTTTGCGTTACTTGCTCAAGGTAGCTCAATTATTCTTACTCGGTTTACTAGGTTTAATATTTTTGACTCTAATTCCTGGTTTGGGAACCACAACTAACGGTGCTACCCGTTGGTTGGCTTTTGGTCCGTTTCCCATTCAACCGTCTGAGTTAATTAAACCTTTCTTAGTGTTGCAAGGTGCTTATATTTTTGGGTGTTGGTACAAGCTCAAAGTTAAAGTCCGAGTCACATGGCTGCTAATTTTTGGTGCTGTCTTAGCAGGGATTTTATTACAACCCAACCTGAGTACTACCGCCTTGTGTGGTATGACTTTGTGGTTAATAGCAGTTTCGGCTGGTCTACCCTTTTCCTATTTGGGAGCTACTGCATTTGGTGGTGTTCTTTTGGCTGTCATTAGTATGAGTGTCAAAGAATATCAGCGTAAGCGAGTTTTATCGTTTCTCAATCCTTGGGCCGATCCGATGCAAGATGGTTATCAGTTGGTTCAAAGCTTGTTAGCGGTTGGTTCTGGGGGAACTTGGGGGAGTGGATTCGGTTTATCTCAACAAAAGTTGTTTTATTTACCGATTGAATATACTGACTTCATTTTCTCGGTTTATGCAGAAGAATTTGGCTTTGTAGGGTGCGTGGTACTGCTTCTATTATTGATAACTTATGCTACTTTGGGAATCGTTGTAGCTAGCCAAAGCAAGAACCCAGTCTTGAGATTAATCGCTGTAGGTGCAACTATCTTGCTTGTAGGTCAGTCTTTTCTAAATATTGGAGTAGCAACTGGAGCCTTACCAACTACGGGATTACCTCTACCACTATTTAGTTATGGTGGTAACTCGATGATTGCAAGCTTAATGGCGGCAGGATTGCTCATTAGGGTAGCTAGAGAAAATACTGAGGCTAAAGTGGTTCCCTTGCCCAATCGTCGTCCTGTGGAGCCAAATAGAAGGTTTAAGGTGATTCAAAAACCCCAAGCCTATACACAAATGAAGCGGAAGAGGAGATAAAGTGTAGGTTGGGCTTCCTACCTATGGTCAACCTAACACTCTTTAGTTCAATATTTTCTGCTGGCGGTTGTTGCCACTGGCTTTCAAAACTACTTTAAAGGTAGCTATTAGGAATGAGTAACGATCGCTGTTGGCAACAGGGTAAATTGCTAGAACTGGAAATCATCGATTTCAACGATCGCGGGGAAGGGGTAGGTAAATATGAGGGGCGAGTGGTGTTCGTTCCTGATACTGTACCAGGGGATGTAGTGCTTGTGCGGTTGGATTTTGTCAAACCTCAGTATGCTGTGGGTAAGTTGCAGAAATTGGTACAAGCTTCAGGCGATCGCATTCGTCCTGCTTGTATTGTCGCTGATAAGTGTGGTGGTTGCCAGTGGCAGCATCTCAATTATGCGGCTCAATTAGAGGCTAAACGCCATCAAGTCATCGCTGCTCTACAACGCATTGGTAAGATATCTAATCCCCCTGTAGCGCCTGTATTAGCGGCTCCTGTCCCTCTAGCTTATCGCAACAAAGCTACCTATCCTGTCGCCAAATCTGCCACCCAGCAGGTACAAGCGGGTTACTATCGCCGAGGTACTCATCAATTAATCAATCTCAACCAATGTCCAGTTCAAGACTCCCGTCTCAATCCTTTGTTAGCTGAAGTCAAGCAAGATATCCAAAATCGGGGCTGGTCAATTTATGATGAAGTAAAGCATGATGGAATCATCCGTCATCTGTCTTTACGGATTGGTAGGCACACGGGAGAGATTTTACTAACTTTAGTCGTCACTAACTGGCAGTTACCAGAAGTAGCTCAGCAAGCTCAAGAGTGGCTAGAACGCTATCCTCAGTTAGTCGGTGTCTGTCTCAATTGTAATTCTGAAAAAACTAATGCAATTTTTGGCAAAGAAACTCGCTGTGTCTTGGGTAAAGCGTATTTAGAAGAAGAATTTGCTAATCTTAGGTTTCAATTGCGTTCTGATACCTTTTTTCAAGTTTATACAGAACAAGCAGAAGCTTTATTAGAACTCATCACTGAAAGATTAGAATTGGAAGGAAATGAGGTTTTACTGGATGCTTACTGCGGAATAGGGACATTTACTCTCCCTTTAGCCTTGAAAGTCAAGCAAGCACTGGGAATTGAAATGCATCCGGCTTCTGTGGAACAAGCTAGAGTCAATGCTAAGCTCAATGGAATTGAAAATGTGGAATTTTGGGCGGGTACAGTTCAAGATTGCTTGCCAAAACTTGATATTAAGCCAGATATAGTCATTTTAGATCCACCCAGGCAGGGATGCGATCGCCAAACTCTAGAAACCCTCAAGCAAATCCAACCTCATCGAATCGTCTACATTAGCTGTAAACCAGCTACCCTAGCTAGAGATCTGCAAATTCTCTGTGAATTGGGTATTTACTCACTCCAACACGTCCAACCTACTGACTTCTTTCCTCAAACCCCCCATGTAGAATGCGCTGCATTTCTAGTTAGTTATCGAAATTGAGGATTTTACAGTTTGTAGGTTGACTATTGTCGCCAAGGTTACTTTCTTTACATAGGACTGCCTGAAACTTTATTTTCAGCCTTCCCTACTGCATCAGATATAGAGGCTAAACCAGCATCATCTAACTTTTGCAATAATCCTCCTAAAATTTCTTTGACCATTGCAGGGCCTGAATAGATCCAACCAGTGTATACCTGAATTAAACTCGCGCCTGCGGTAATTTTTTCCCAAGCATCATCAGCCGTAAATACCCCACCAACACCAATAATTGGGATTTTACCCTGGCTTTGCTGCCAAATATAGCGAATGACTGCCGTAGAGCGATCGCGCAAAGGTGCGCCACTAATTCCCCCTGCTTCTTCGGTTATGGGTTTACCCGTAGCCTTAACAATTTTGGTTTGCAAACCCTCGCGACTAATTGTGGTATTAGTCGCAATAATCCCCGCTAATTTGTAGCTTTGCGCTAATTCTACGACTTTAGAAATAGCTGACCACTCTAAATCTGGAGCAATTTTCACTAAAATTGG encodes the following:
- the recR gene encoding recombination mediator RecR, producing the protein MVYKQTTILEKLRAGGKTTVYTRPLARLIEQLQRLPGVGPKTAQRLALHILKRPETEVQALAQALVEAKKQVGFCTQCFHLSAEPVCEICRNSNRDRQTLCVVSDSRDVIALEKTREYQGLYHVLGGVISPMDGIGPEQLHIEPLIRRVSQQQIQEVILAIAPSIEGETTTLYVGQLVKPFTKVTRIAFGLPVGGDLEYADEVTLARALEGRRELQ
- a CDS encoding FtsW/RodA/SpoVE family cell cycle protein: MALVMNLSRLNPLSATSIWSWSTEARLLRWLTYLWLFIGLVVLFSASYPDGNANYADGLYYFKRQLIGVALGLVVFNLVLRLPLRYLLKVAQLFLLGLLGLIFLTLIPGLGTTTNGATRWLAFGPFPIQPSELIKPFLVLQGAYIFGCWYKLKVKVRVTWLLIFGAVLAGILLQPNLSTTALCGMTLWLIAVSAGLPFSYLGATAFGGVLLAVISMSVKEYQRKRVLSFLNPWADPMQDGYQLVQSLLAVGSGGTWGSGFGLSQQKLFYLPIEYTDFIFSVYAEEFGFVGCVVLLLLLITYATLGIVVASQSKNPVLRLIAVGATILLVGQSFLNIGVATGALPTTGLPLPLFSYGGNSMIASLMAAGLLIRVARENTEAKVVPLPNRRPVEPNRRFKVIQKPQAYTQMKRKRR
- the rlmD gene encoding 23S rRNA (uracil(1939)-C(5))-methyltransferase RlmD; amino-acid sequence: MSNDRCWQQGKLLELEIIDFNDRGEGVGKYEGRVVFVPDTVPGDVVLVRLDFVKPQYAVGKLQKLVQASGDRIRPACIVADKCGGCQWQHLNYAAQLEAKRHQVIAALQRIGKISNPPVAPVLAAPVPLAYRNKATYPVAKSATQQVQAGYYRRGTHQLINLNQCPVQDSRLNPLLAEVKQDIQNRGWSIYDEVKHDGIIRHLSLRIGRHTGEILLTLVVTNWQLPEVAQQAQEWLERYPQLVGVCLNCNSEKTNAIFGKETRCVLGKAYLEEEFANLRFQLRSDTFFQVYTEQAEALLELITERLELEGNEVLLDAYCGIGTFTLPLALKVKQALGIEMHPASVEQARVNAKLNGIENVEFWAGTVQDCLPKLDIKPDIVILDPPRQGCDRQTLETLKQIQPHRIVYISCKPATLARDLQILCELGIYSLQHVQPTDFFPQTPHVECAAFLVSYRN